A single Mustela lutreola isolate mMusLut2 chromosome X, mMusLut2.pri, whole genome shotgun sequence DNA region contains:
- the TIMM17B gene encoding mitochondrial import inner membrane translocase subunit Tim17-B isoform X1 — MCLEKPMANRGRLRWSLHYGCYRRWSLPGHQGLPQCPCHLIKHHGFKCHPFAKGIRHRMRGSVNAVRIRAPQIGGSFAVWGGLFSTIDCGLVRLRGKEDPWNSITSGALTGAVLAARSGPLAMVGSAMMGGILLALIEGVGILLTRYTAQQFRNAPPFLEDPSQLPPKEGTPAPGYPSYQQYH; from the exons ATGTGCCTGGAGAAG CCCATGGCGAATCGTGGACGATTGCGGTGGAGCCTTCACTATGGGTGTTATCGGCGGTGGAGTCTTCCAGGCCATCAAGGGCTTCCGCAATGCCCCTGTC ATCTTATCAAACATCATGGCTTTAAATGCCATCCATTTGCCAAG GGAATTCGGCACCGAATGAGAGGCAGTGTCAACGCTGTGAGGATCCGAGCCCCCCAGATTGGAG GTAGCTTCGCGGTGTGGGGGGGCCTGTTCTCCACCATCGACTGTGGCCTGGTGCGCCTGCGGGGCAAAGAAGACCCCTGGAACTCCATCACCAGCGGAGCATTGACCGGGGCTGTGCTGGCAGCCCGCA gtGGCCCACTGGCCATGGTGGGCTCGGCCATGATGGGGGGCATCCTCTTGGCCCTCATAGAGGGTGTTGGTATCCTCCTTACTCGCTACACAGCTCAGCAGTTTCGCAACG CACCCCCGTTCCTGGAGGACCCCAGCCAGCTGCCCCCTAAGGAGGGTACCCCAGCCCCAGGCTATCCCAGCTATCAGCAGTACCACTGA
- the TIMM17B gene encoding mitochondrial import inner membrane translocase subunit Tim17-B isoform X2 — protein MANRGRLRWSLHYGCYRRWSLPGHQGLPQCPCHLIKHHGFKCHPFAKGIRHRMRGSVNAVRIRAPQIGGSFAVWGGLFSTIDCGLVRLRGKEDPWNSITSGALTGAVLAARSGPLAMVGSAMMGGILLALIEGVGILLTRYTAQQFRNAPPFLEDPSQLPPKEGTPAPGYPSYQQYH, from the exons ATGGCGAATCGTGGACGATTGCGGTGGAGCCTTCACTATGGGTGTTATCGGCGGTGGAGTCTTCCAGGCCATCAAGGGCTTCCGCAATGCCCCTGTC ATCTTATCAAACATCATGGCTTTAAATGCCATCCATTTGCCAAG GGAATTCGGCACCGAATGAGAGGCAGTGTCAACGCTGTGAGGATCCGAGCCCCCCAGATTGGAG GTAGCTTCGCGGTGTGGGGGGGCCTGTTCTCCACCATCGACTGTGGCCTGGTGCGCCTGCGGGGCAAAGAAGACCCCTGGAACTCCATCACCAGCGGAGCATTGACCGGGGCTGTGCTGGCAGCCCGCA gtGGCCCACTGGCCATGGTGGGCTCGGCCATGATGGGGGGCATCCTCTTGGCCCTCATAGAGGGTGTTGGTATCCTCCTTACTCGCTACACAGCTCAGCAGTTTCGCAACG CACCCCCGTTCCTGGAGGACCCCAGCCAGCTGCCCCCTAAGGAGGGTACCCCAGCCCCAGGCTATCCCAGCTATCAGCAGTACCACTGA
- the PCSK1N gene encoding proSAAS translates to MAWSPLLGGPRAGGVGLLVLLLLALLRPPLAFCARPVKDPRGLGAAASPMAEAGSPRRFRRAAPRGEAAGAVQELARALAHLLEAERQERARAEAQEAEDQQARVLAQLLRAWSSPRTNDPPLGLEDDPDAPAAQLARALLRARLDPAALAAQLVPAPAPAAALRPRPPVYDDGPTGPETEDAGDETPDVDPELLRYLLGRILAGSPDPEAVAAPRRLRRAADQDLGPEVPPEGVLGALLRVKRLETPSSQAPVRRLLPP, encoded by the exons ATGGCGTGGTCGCCGCTGCTCGGCGGGCCGCGGGCCGGGGGCGTCGGCCTTTTGGTGCTGCTGCTGTTGGCCTTACTACGGCCGCCCCTCGCGTTCTGCGCGCGGCCGGTAAAG GACCCCCGCGGCCTGGGCGCAGCTGCGTCGCCCATGGCTGAGGCTGGCTCTCCCCGCCGCTTCCGGCGAGCAGCGCCCCGGGGCGAGGCGGCAGGGGCCGTGCAGGAGCTGGCGCGGGCGCTGGCGCACCTGCTGGAGGCCGAAAGGCAGGAGCGGGCGCGGGCCGAAGCGCAGGAGGCCGAGGATCAGCAGGCGCGAGTCCTGGCGCAGCTGCTGCGCGCCTGGAGCTCCCCCCGCACCAACGACCCCCCGCTGGGCCTGGAGGACGACCCCGACGCGCCCGCCGCGCAGCTGGCCCGCGCCCTGCTCCGCGCCCGCCTGGACCCTGCCGCCCTCGCCGCCCAGCTCGTcccggcccctgcccctgccGCTGCGCTCAGACCCCGGCCCCCTGTCTACGACGACGGCCCCACCGGCCCAGAGACCGAGGACGCCGGCGACGAGACGCCTGACGTGGACCCGGAGCTGCTGAG GTACTTGTTGGGGCGGATCCTCGCGGGAAGCCCAGATCCCGAGGCTGTGGCTGCCCCGCGCCGCCTCCGCCGTGCTGCGGACCAGGATCTGGGCCCAGAGGTGCCCCCTGAGGGCGTGCTGGGGGCCCTGCTGCGGGTGAAGCGCCTGGAGACCCCCTCATCCCAGGCGCCGGTGCGCCGCCTTCTGCCCCCCTGA
- the TIMM17B gene encoding mitochondrial import inner membrane translocase subunit Tim17-B isoform X3, which yields MEEYAREPCPWRIVDDCGGAFTMGVIGGGVFQAIKGFRNAPVGIRHRMRGSVNAVRIRAPQIGGSFAVWGGLFSTIDCGLVRLRGKEDPWNSITSGALTGAVLAARSGPLAMVGSAMMGGILLALIEGVGILLTRYTAQQFRNAPPFLEDPSQLPPKEGTPAPGYPSYQQYH from the exons ATGGAGGAATACGCGCGGGAGCCTTG CCCATGGCGAATCGTGGACGATTGCGGTGGAGCCTTCACTATGGGTGTTATCGGCGGTGGAGTCTTCCAGGCCATCAAGGGCTTCCGCAATGCCCCTGTC GGAATTCGGCACCGAATGAGAGGCAGTGTCAACGCTGTGAGGATCCGAGCCCCCCAGATTGGAG GTAGCTTCGCGGTGTGGGGGGGCCTGTTCTCCACCATCGACTGTGGCCTGGTGCGCCTGCGGGGCAAAGAAGACCCCTGGAACTCCATCACCAGCGGAGCATTGACCGGGGCTGTGCTGGCAGCCCGCA gtGGCCCACTGGCCATGGTGGGCTCGGCCATGATGGGGGGCATCCTCTTGGCCCTCATAGAGGGTGTTGGTATCCTCCTTACTCGCTACACAGCTCAGCAGTTTCGCAACG CACCCCCGTTCCTGGAGGACCCCAGCCAGCTGCCCCCTAAGGAGGGTACCCCAGCCCCAGGCTATCCCAGCTATCAGCAGTACCACTGA
- the TIMM17B gene encoding mitochondrial import inner membrane translocase subunit Tim17-B isoform X4 produces the protein MGVIGGGVFQAIKGFRNAPVGIRHRMRGSVNAVRIRAPQIGGSFAVWGGLFSTIDCGLVRLRGKEDPWNSITSGALTGAVLAARSGPLAMVGSAMMGGILLALIEGVGILLTRYTAQQFRNAPPFLEDPSQLPPKEGTPAPGYPSYQQYH, from the exons ATGGGTGTTATCGGCGGTGGAGTCTTCCAGGCCATCAAGGGCTTCCGCAATGCCCCTGTC GGAATTCGGCACCGAATGAGAGGCAGTGTCAACGCTGTGAGGATCCGAGCCCCCCAGATTGGAG GTAGCTTCGCGGTGTGGGGGGGCCTGTTCTCCACCATCGACTGTGGCCTGGTGCGCCTGCGGGGCAAAGAAGACCCCTGGAACTCCATCACCAGCGGAGCATTGACCGGGGCTGTGCTGGCAGCCCGCA gtGGCCCACTGGCCATGGTGGGCTCGGCCATGATGGGGGGCATCCTCTTGGCCCTCATAGAGGGTGTTGGTATCCTCCTTACTCGCTACACAGCTCAGCAGTTTCGCAACG CACCCCCGTTCCTGGAGGACCCCAGCCAGCTGCCCCCTAAGGAGGGTACCCCAGCCCCAGGCTATCCCAGCTATCAGCAGTACCACTGA
- the PQBP1 gene encoding polyglutamine-binding protein 1, whose translation MPLPVALQTRLAKRGILKHLEPEPEEEIIAEDYDDDPVDYEATRLEGLPPSWYKVFDPSCGLPYYWNVDTDLVSWLSPHDPNSVVTKSAKKLRASNADAEEKVDRGHEKSDRGHEKSDRGHEKSDRGHEKSDRERERGYDKVDRERERDRDRDRDRGYDKSEREESKERRHHRREELAPYPKSKKAASRKDEELDPMDPSSYSDAPRGTWSTGLPKRNEAKTGADTTAAGPLFQQRPYPSPGAVLRANAEASRTKQQD comes from the exons ATGCCGCTGCCTGTTGCGCTGCAGACCCGCTTGGCCAAGAGAGGCATCCTCAAACATCTGGAGCCCG AGCCAGAGGAAGAGATCATTGCTGAGGACTATGATGATGACCCTGTAGACTATGAGGCCACCCGGTTGGAGGGCCTGCCACCGAGCTGGTACAAGGTGTTTGACCCTTCCTG cgggctcccttACTACTGGAATGTGGACACAGACCTCGTGTCCTGGCTCTCCCCACATGACCCCAACTCCGTCGTTACCAAATCCGCCAAGAAGCTCAGGGCAAGTAATGCAG ATGCTGAGGAGAAGGTGGATCGGGGCCATGAGAAGTCAGACCGGGGCCACGAGAAGTCGGACCGGGGCCACGAGAAGTCAGACCGGGGCCACGAGAAGTCGGACAGAGAACGGGAACGTGGTTATGACAaagtggacagagagagagagcgggacaGGGATCGGGATCGGGATCGTGGGTATGACAAATCAGAGCGGGAGGAGAGCAAAGAACGGCGCCATCATCGCAGGGAGGAGCTGGCACCCTACCCCAAGAGCAAGAAGG CGGCAAGCCGGAAGGATGAAGAGTTAGACCCCATGGACCCCAGCTCGTACTCGGATGCACCCCG GGGCACATGGTCAACAGGACTCCCCAAGCGGAATGAGGCCAAGACGGGTGCAGACACGACAGCGGCGGGGCCCCTCTTCCAGCAGCGCCCCTACCCATCCCCGGGGGCTGTGCTCCGGGCCAACGCCGAGGCCTCCCGAACCAAGCAACAAGACTGA